The window AAAGAGAGTCTACTGAGATTAAATGGACGAGGAAACTTTAAAAATACGCGCGCGTTGTTTGTCCGTACATAGGTGGACACGTGGCGGGGAATGAGAGGGAGGGTGGTAAGAGAGATGAAAAGGGGAGTGGAGGTGCGCCGTTTTCGGGATGGAAGGAGGCCGTTTTGAAGGGGTCGTCCGATTTTCtctgtttgttttgtttcctttctttcGCTGTCTATTTGACCTTGTAAtaacttaattttgttttttacggAATTTTAATTGGGATCGATAATTTTGGGTTTGGAGATTGACTGGGACCCATTGGACGAGGCCGATGTTTTGGCCTTCGTGGATTGAGATGGTTtgctttctagttttttttttagaatcgtgtattaaaataatttataaatataaaaataataaatttcaactCATCATTGTTTTGACGGCAATCTCAAATATAGACTAAGGATTAAATAATACCTGTATTTTTAGGGAAATAATTAGTTAgtctcttaatatatatatatatatatatatatatatatatatatatatattgagctaTTATAATTGAATCAtagttctttttaaataattttttaattgtttgctaatagaaagaaattcaaaagataaaataggtattttttaagaaataacaatgataaataattatttattttatatgaaataaaattaatgatagtctaaaaattaattatataaaaaaaaggtgtttttaGAAGGTCCAATCGTATATATGGAAGGAAAATCTGTTAAGGAGAAATTATAGTAATAGATTTTCCTTTCATATATACGGTTGGATCTTtcaaaaatacctttttttatataattaatttctagatgataattgattttatttcatataaaataaataattacatgtcattgttatttcttaaaaatacctattttatcttttgaatttctttagaTTAGCAAATagttaaaaagttatttaaaaaaaactatgattcaTAATAGCTCAACAACACACCTCTCATTTGTTCTTGTGATCTCAATTCAACtagtaatttttattagttattatttaaaaaaaagttgaaaacaaataagagaaaaaatacgagatattattattattttttgtgaatcataaatttgatttttttctcttttttatttgtctatatctttcttaaaaataaattcagaaaataactaataaaatactattaattactccattttatttgaaaataataactccaataaaaattgagattattttttaaaaaaaatattttaagggtTCATTTCCATATTAACCTAGtgtatttaaagaaatttaatattttttttcaaatacttaCTCAAGAtttgttatataattaatatgaattcTACATCTTTCAACATTACCATGAAACAAAAGGTATCGagaagaaattattattattattattattattattattattattatgtacaAACTAATTTATTGTTAGAAACAAGAGTGGTaagtcaaaaaaacaaaagtaaggATCGAAATACTACGGTACCTGCACctaaattaaaattgagatGTTCTTGGAGTGATGAGAAGTCATGCTCATTCTAATCATATATCCAGCCCCTATTTATATCAGAAAAATccattcattttataaattttgttgtTAAATACGTGCTTTCTACGTGATTCATGTTGATATTTCCTACATAGATGAATAAAGGAAGAGAATGTTTGGtgataacttaaaaaatatattcaatctAGTTAATTTTCTAatctatatatttaattgatgacTTTTGTATCGTTTTGTTctatctaatttttaaattatgtttattttcttataatcaaaagaaaaaaattaatttgctaATAATAATATACTAAAATCAGTTccaatattgttatttttgcaATCTGAATTATTGGTTTTGAGTTTctgtgttatgttttttttttgtctgtctctttttttttacattattattggttttcatcattttatttttatcacatagtatgaagattttttttattttgtcggTTGTCGGTGATTTAGTATTCGTTTTTAttgtggttttttctttttaataatttttagtaaaGTCTTATTACTcgtttttcatgtattttctaTATTAGATTTCTTGGATCTTATTTAGATTATGCAGGGAGTGTGAGGGTAGAATTGtccatgaagaaaatgatgagctAGTGGAGGCTAGTGTTAATGAATTAGAATCAGCTCAGGATATGAGCAGAATTACtatcagggaaaaaaaattcagtagCAGAGAAgattttcctttcccttttccagtttttttttcccagtttttttattccaataaaaaataaaaataatatgttcatttttaaaaagttttagaatatttttccaacttagaaaactagaaaatatgatcgtattatattgttttttatttggagaaaaataaaaataatgaaaattgtgtTGAAATTAAACTTGTTTTCTGTAATATTCTTTACATTTTGACATACTGTAAACACAGTTTACAAAGATTGTATTTTTGGGCTTACTTATCCCCAAAGATGCATAACTTCAACGAGCAAAATTGCAAAGATCAAAGCACAATGCATCAAATAGAATGCAAAATGTGATTTAAACCACAATAGCATTGTGTTGTGAAACGATCCAATTCacacaagaaaaaagtaataAGAATCAATACGCCATTCTGTCAAGGCTACTCCTTCAGTCCTAATAGATTTGATCTTTGGGATGCACTAACCATGTTAAGGTGTGCCTTAGGTGTTCCTTGCAGCCCGAAGACAGAAGTGGTGGTTTGTTGCACAGTACTGGCTCGACTTCATATAGAGATTTTTGAATGTCTGCAACTTGATAGAGTTGCCTTTGACTAGGAGACGGTGACTCTATGAGCAGGATTGACAGGActtttgcaagttagaatggCTTCTTCAGTTCTCTTCCTTTGTGTAACATGTCTTAAGAGAGGGCTTTCTGACCATTGTCCTATTCTGATGAGAAGAAACTTAGTCAGCTGGGGATTACGACCTTTAAGATTTTTAGACTATTGGTGGGGTTACCCAAATTCATTAGGAATTTCTAAGCGTAGGTGGGAAGAGGTGTGGTTGACAGAGCCGAATCAATATAGAGTGGTCAGAAAACTGATCAAACTGAGAGTATTGCTGTGGCAATGGAATGCCTCTTCATTTGATAATTTGGAACATCAGCTAATGGAGGAGGAAGGACAAATCCATGGCCTAGTTATCATCAAAGAAGGACAAGGATTGTCCAAAAAGGAGAAGAACACGTACAGATAGTTGACCGCGAAGATGTGGAGCATTAGTAAAAGGTTGGAATCTTTGCGGCGTCAGAAGTCTAGAGCTACTGGTGTAAAGTTGGgtgatcataatactagatTTTTCCAGCTACCAGCAACTAATCGGGGAAGAAGAAATTTTGTAGGAAGGATTTCATCCAATGGCGGTTGGATAACTGACCCTACAGAACTCAAGGCCGAAGCAGTTAATTTCTTCTCAGGTCTGTCTTCAACCGAAAATTGGTCACGACTGAATATTGGAGGACACGATTTCAGAAAGCTCAGCAGTCTCTCGGATGGTTTCTTGGAGAGGAAAGtgtatttaaatgaaatgaagcTAGCTGTACGGATCTGTGATTGTTCGAAAGCTCCAGGACCTTATGGTTTTAACTTCATATTCCACAAACGGGCTTGGAATTTTTTCAGTGGAGACTTTTTTCACTTGGCTTCGAGATTTTCCAGAAAGAGAATTTTGCCAAGAAGAATCAATGATGCCTATATTAGTTTGATTTCAAAGGAGAAGGATGCTGTTGCTTTTTCGGAATTCAGACCAATTAGCTTAGTGAATTCAGAGGCTTGTCTGTTCTTATTGAGAGAGATGAGGATGGCGGATTCTTTACTGGTATCTCCTTGGGACATGGTCTAACAGTTACCGATCTCCAATATGCTAATGATATAGTGATTTTCAGCGAGGATGATCATGACAGCTTGCTTAATATAAAGAGGATTTTGAGGTGTTTTGAGCTTCGTTTAGGCATGAAGATTAATTTGCACAAAAGTTCCATTATAGATATCAACGTGGATGATAGTTTCAGTGAAGGTATGGCTGGTTTACTACGGTGTAGGAAAGATACTCTCCCCTTCAAATACCTTGGATTGCCTTGttagaaaatttgttttaaaaaaatgattaataggtggcccaaataaaaaaaatgagagccgcaacataataaaaacaaaaatcataagcaACACAAAGATTCTGCCTAATAACATCActatataaaaactttaatttcaaaattttattattgaatatttatttttaaataatctcctgaaatacaaattaaacaaccatatttatattaattctaggtctaaactaaataaaaataaataaaatttctaaactaaataaaaagaataaaaacactatataaaaaatatttttctaaactaattaaaatagaaataaaaacaactaagaaaacaaataacttcttctaaaaatcatgttgtatcaGTCTCTCTAGGTTAGAAGAAACTCATCATCgaattcaaattattattgCCTCAATCTCATGGATATTCATTCAAGACTCTCCaacttcttttatttctttgcttcaagtatataataattttagatatcaattttaattttttaatgttaagattatcataagaaataacaattgaCAATTTATTTCTCTTCCACTGGATTCTAAAGTATTGAATTGCAAAcatcaaacttattttttcaacataTCAATATTCATATAACctttgaataaatatatatatttttgtgataATAATAAACT is drawn from Populus nigra chromosome 5, ddPopNigr1.1, whole genome shotgun sequence and contains these coding sequences:
- the LOC133694867 gene encoding uncharacterized protein LOC133694867; protein product: MWSISKRLESLRRQKSRATGVKLGDHNTRFFQLPATNRGRRNFVGRISSNGGWITDPTELKAEAVNFFSGLSSTENWSRLNIGGHDFRKLSSLSDGFLERKVYLNEMKLAVRICDCSKAPGPYGFNFIFHKRAWNFFSGDFFHLASRFSRKRILPRRINDAYISLISKEKDAVAFSEFRPISLVNSEACLFLLREMRMADSLLVSPWDMV